The proteins below come from a single Scatophagus argus isolate fScaArg1 chromosome 15, fScaArg1.pri, whole genome shotgun sequence genomic window:
- the golga5 gene encoding golgin subfamily A member 5, translating to MSWFADLAGKAEDLLNKMDQGAATALTKNQEKPSSFSSSYGEESSVTPEYNSAGYKTNAAVTHHAYASSDNTASYISAAAGNIKRSNATLLAGTANITTIPSGSGSSPPSSTKISSGFVRPRKSEQDVDDDMLFDFLNSSDPPVSNRRDSRKELVKVAVPVTEAQNPTPPPSATPHTIPSAPSTPPSTRGVSRTSSMSSLSAHGIKTSEESSTKEQSQDTSESSDSGLAVPQESSKEEAPPPPPLPTEEPQGQILSSLRLENQLLRNEVASLNQELASVIQRAKDLQDELNQTRLRADRWNSEQSQTDRMVRELRSQVDDLTEALSAKDGQLAVLKVRLDEADQLLKTRSAALDEAQKEKLRIMQNHTEGSSMHSQALETLQERLREAETALRREQDSYHQMQSEYAARLSKVEAERQTLAETVAAIERRSGEEKLRVEDLQHQLKSAKAAAETAKQELQDYKHKASRILQSKEKLISSLKEGSGLDTLDGSGAMTLELEDLRHEKDLQREEIQKLQGQVHTLRAEIQDLENQALTEAESSREQQMQFEEQLALQNRAKQEVEAEVERYKQELQYLEEEQHRSKTTLQSRIKDREDEIQKLRNQLTNKTISNSQTELENRLHQLTETLIQKQTMLEALGTEKNSLVFQLERLEQQLKNAQGGQSGGPAINMSGLEGPGARQRNTPVLFSDQDSPGVYGKVRKAASTIDRFSIRLGIFLRRYPMARVFVILYMAVLHLWVMIVLLTYTPEMHHSHPDGR from the exons atgtcttggtttgctgACTTGGCCGGGAAAGCTGAAGACTTACTGAATAAAATGGACCAGGGAGCTGCCACTGCCCTGAccaaaaaccaagaaaaaccATCCTCCTTTTCATCTTCGTATGGAGAGGAATCATCTGTCACACCCGAGTACAACAGTGCAGGGTACAAGACCAATGCAGCTGTGACACATCATGCCTATGCATCCTCTGATAATACAGCAAGCTacatctctgcagcagctggaaacaTCAAGAGATCCAATGCAACCCTGCTGGCAGGTACTGCCAATATTACCACCATCCCCTCTGGTTCTGGCAGCAGTCCCCCCTCCTCTACCAAGATCTCATCTGGCTTTGTGAGGCCCAGAAAGAGTGAGCAGGATGTGGATGATGACATGCTCTTTGACTTTCTAAACAGCTCAGACCCTCCAGTCAGTAACAGGAGGGATTCCAGAAAAGAACTTGTGAAAGTGGCAGTTCCAGTTACTGAGGCCCAAAACCCAACACCTCCTCCGTCAGCCACCCCCCATACTATCCCCTCAGCCCCATCAACGCCCCCCTCAACCAGAGGTGTGTCCAGGACCTCAAGCATGAGTTCACTGTCTGCTCACGGCATCAAAACATCAGAGGAGAGTTCTACTAAAGAACAAAGCCAAG ACACATCAGAGAGTTCAGACTCGGGTCTGGCTGTCCCTCAGGAGTCCAGCAAAGAGGAAGCTCCTCCGCCGCCACCTCTTCCCACAGAGGAGCCACAGGGCCAGATCCTGTCCAGTCTGCGTCTGGAGAATCAGCTGCTGCGCAATGAGGTGGCCTCCCTCAACCAGGAGTTGGCTTCAGTCATCCAGAGAGCTAAAGACTTACAGGATG AATTGAACCAGACGCGTCTACGTGCAGACAGATGGAACTCTGAGCAATCTCAGACTGACCGGATGGTACGGGAACTGCGGTCGCAGGTTGATGACCTAACAGAAGCCCTCTCTGCCAAAGATGGTCAACTTGCAGTCCTGAAAGTCAGACTCGATGAAGCTGATCAGCTGCTGAAGACCCGCAGTGCTGCTCTAGATGAGGCACAAAAGGAGAAGTTAAG AATTATGCAAAACCACACTGAAGGGAGCAGCATGCACTCCCAAGCTCTTGAAACGCTACAGGAGAGGCTGCGAGAAGCTGAAACAGCTCTCAGGAGGGAGCAAGACAGCTACCATCAGATGCAG AGTGAGTATGCAGCTCGCCTGTCCAAAGTGGAGGCTGAGAGGCAGACCCTGGCAGAGACTGTGGCTGCAATAGAGCGTAGAAGCGGAGAGGAGAAGCTCAGGGTCGAGGACCTCCAACACCAACTGAAAAGTGccaaagcagcagctgagaCTGCCAAACAGGAGTTACAAGACTACAAGCACAAAGCTTCACGTATCCTACAA TCCAAAGAGAAGTTGATCAGCAGTCTGAAGGAGGGATCTGGTCTGGATACTCTGGACGGCAGCGGCGCCATGACTCTGGAGCTGGAGGATCTCCGTCACGAGAAGGACTTGCAGAGGGAGGAGATCCAGAAACTTCAGGGACAAGTGCACACACTTCGGGCAGAAATACAG GATTTAGAGAATCAGGCCCTGACAGAAGCAGAATCATCCCGGGAGCAGCAGATGCAGTTCGAGGAGCAACTGGCATTACAGAACAGAGCaaagcaggaggtggaggctgaGGTCGAGCGCTACAAACAG GAGCTGCAGTACCTGGAGGAAGAGCAACATCGATCCAAAACCACTCTGCAGAGCAGAATCAAGGACCGAGAAGATGAAATCCAAAAACTCAGGAACCAG TTGACCAACAAGACGATTAGCAACAGCCAAACAGAGCTGGAGAACCGTCTCCACCAGCTGACGGAGACCCTCATCCAGAAGCAGACGATGCTGGAGGCTTTGGGCACAGAGAAGAACTCCCTGGTCTTCCAGCTGGAGCGTCTGGAACAGCAGCTGAAGAACGCTCAGGGAGGACAAAGTGGAGGGCCAGCCATCAACATGAGCGGTCTGGAGGGACCAG GAGCGCGACAGAGAAACACACCAGTTCTCTTCAGTGATCAGGACAGCCCAGGGGTGTATGGCAAAGTACGTAAGGCAGCCAGCACCATTGACCGCTTCAG CATCAGACTGGGTATCTTTTTGAGGCGCTATCCCATGGCCAGAGTTTTTGTTATCCTGTACATG GCGGTACTACACCTGTGGGTCATGATTGTTCTTCTGACTTACACACCGGAAATGCACCACAGCCATCCTGATGGAAGatag
- the rtf1 gene encoding RNA polymerase-associated protein RTF1 homolog produces the protein MVNVKKRKGRVVIDSDSEDSASDDNLDQELLSLAKRKRVDSGEQEEPVSKPAASTDSETSDSDDEWTVGGTKGKKKVKQGKGSEKKNATKKKVNKATASGSSDGDSSAESSAPEEGEVSDSESNSSSSSSDSDSSEDEVFRDGYDDDLMGDAEDRARLEQMTEKEREQELFNRIEKREVLKRRFEIKKKLKTAKKKEKEEKKKKQEEEQEKRKLSQVQDTQVVMSHNKERRSKRDEKLDKKSQAMEELKAEREKKKNKTAELLAKRQPLKTSEVYSDDEEEEEEDDDKSSVKSDRSSRSSSYDDDEKEETPPKSQPVSLPDELNRVRLSRHKLERWCHMPFFAKTVTGCFVRIGIGNSSSKPVYRVAEIVDVVETAKVYQLGSTRTNKGLQLRHGGDTRVFRLEFVSNQEFTESEFMKWKEAMMVAGMQVPTLDEITKKEQTIKEALNYKFNDKDIEDIVKEKDRFRKAPPNYAMKKTQLLKDKAMAEECGDGEKVKVIQDELNELEERAEALDRQRTKNISAISYINQRNRSWNIVESEKALVAEGQNSKNQQMDPFTRRQCKPTMVSNARDPSVHAAILAHLNQKYGSGSAAADPSAAEKNKLGQANQKDKDVPKPTTDLSEDLFKVHDFDVKIDLQVPNAEAKSLSVSSNALPVKDGAPRRSLNLEDYKKRRGLI, from the exons ATGGTGAATGTAAAGAAACGGAAAGGTCGAGTCGTGATTGACTCTGACTCCGAAGACAGTGCTAGCGACGATAATTTAGATCAG GAGCTCTTGTCTTtggcaaagaggaagagggtcGATTCTGGTGAGCAGGAAGAGCCGGTTAGCAAACCTGCAGCTTCTACAGACTCAGAGACGTCCGATAGTGATGATGAG TGGACTGTGGGGGGCACCAAAGGCAAAAAGAAGGTTAAGCAAGGGAAAGGGTCTGAGAAGAAGAATGCCACAAAGAAGAAGGTTAACAAAGCCACAGCGTCGGGCAGCTCAGATGGAGACAGCTCAGCAGAGAGCTCTGCACCAGAGGAGG GTGAGGTGTCTGATTCGGAGAGCAACagttcctcctccagctccgACTCGGACTCCTCTGAGGACGAGGTGTTCAGGGACGGTTACGACGACGATTTGATGGGAGACGCGGAGGACAGAGCTCGACTGGAGCAGATgacggagaaagagagagagcaagagctGTTCAACAGAATTGAGAAGAGAGAGGTGCTGAAGAGACG ttttgaaattaagaagaagctgaagacggcaaagaagaaggagaaagaggagaagaaaaagaagcaggaggaagagcaagaaaaaaggAAGCTATCTCAGGTTCAAGACACACAAGTG GTCATGTCACACAACAAGGAACGGCGGTCCAAGCGTGACGAAAAACTCGACAAAAAGTCCCAGGCCATGGAAGAACTCAAGGCTGAACgcgagaagaagaaaaacaaaacag CGGAACTTCTGGCCAAACGCCAGCCCCTGAAGACAAGCGAGGTTTACTCtgacgatgaggaggaagaggaggaagacgatgACAAGTCATCGGTCAAAAGTGACCGGAGTTCACGTTCGTCGTCTTATGATGATGACGA aaaagaagaaactccGCCAAAGTCGCAGCCTGTTTCACTACCAGATGAGCTCAACAGGGTCCGCCTGTCCAGACACAAGCTGGAGCGCTGGTGCCACATGCCCTTCTTTGCTAAGACGGTGACTGGCTGCTTTGTGAGGATAGGAATCGggaacagcagcagtaaaccAGTTTATCGG GTTGCTGAAATTGTGGATGTGGTAGAGACGGCGAAGGTTTACCAACTCGGATCAACGCGAACAAACAAGGGATTACAGTTAAG GCATGGCGGTGATACACGGGTGTTCAGGCTTGAGTTTGTATCCAATCAGGAGTTTACAGAAAGCGAGTTCATGAAGTGGAAAGAGGCG ATGATGGTTGCTGGAATGCAAGTACCAACTCTCGACGAAATCACCAAAAAGGAGCAGACCATCAAAGAAGCTCTGAACTATAAGTTCAACGACAAAGACATAGaagat ATTGTTAAAGAGAAGGACAGATTCCGGAAAGCGCCTCCGAATTACGCCATGAAGAAAACGCAGTTGCTCAAGGATAAg GCCATGGCAGAAGAGTGTGGAGACGGTGAAAAGGTGAAAGTGATCCAGGATGAGCTGAACGAGCTTGAGGAGAGAGCAGAAGCACTTGACAGGCAGAGGACGAAGAACATCTCTGCCATCAG CTACATCAATCAGAGGAACAGAAGCTGGAACATTGTTGAATCTGAGAAAGCTCTCGTG GCTGAAGGACAAAACTCCAAAAACCAACAAATGGACCCTTTCACACGAAGACAGTGCAAACCCACCATGGTGTCCAAT GCCAGAGACCCGTCAGTCCACGCAGCTATTCTTGCTCACCTGAACCAGAAGTATGGCTCtgggtcagcagcagcagatccttCTGCCGCTGAGAAGAACAAACTG GGTCAGGCAaaccaaaaagacaaagacGTCCCCAAGCCAACCACTGACCTCTCAGAGGACTTGTTTAAAGTCCACGATTTTGATGTTAAGATTGACCTACAGGTTCCCAATGCAG AGGCAAAGTCTCTGTCCGTGAGCTCCAACGCGCTGCCGGTAAAGGACGGCGCCCCCCGCAGGTCCCTCAACCTGGAAGACTACAAGAAGAGGAGGGGTCTGATCTGA
- the ndufaf1 gene encoding complex I intermediate-associated protein 30, mitochondrial, whose amino-acid sequence MSLAKITRLRSARLLSSIHQQHQQHQQQQQLPHSITPLTVPRRPMIQGEYRRPGKPKEDKFPWQKIKFDFAKGLEGIKKHFTLLKNEFSDPWVGPEGKPILEHMLEQNRVIWEFRGPESLEQWTVSSDHEIGGQSEVHLKLGRSNNTCFLYGTLNSAPPKDGETRYSGYCTMRSKQPLASFDRKKHHDWTNFNTLHLRVRGDGRPWMISIATETYFSHQKDDIYCYFLYTRGGPYWQDVKIPFSKFFLSHRGRIHDDQHPVLLDKVNTVGFTLGDKADGPFQLEIDFIGVCKDYAHTEEFAYEVYKRNPEV is encoded by the exons ATGTCTCTGGCAAAGATCACACGTCTCCGCTCAGCGAGGCTGCTTAGCTCCatccaccagcagcaccagcagcaccagcagcagcagcagctcccccACTCCATCACTCCCCTCACTGTGCCCAGAAGACCTATGATTCAGGGTGAATACAGACGGCCTGGCAAGCCCAAAGAAGACAAGTTTCCATGGCAGAAGATCAAGTTTGACTTTGCAAAGGGTTTGGAGGGGATAAAGAAGCATTTCACACTGCTGAAAAATGAGTTTTCTGACCCCTGGGTTGGTCCAGAAGGCAAACCGATCCTCGAGCACATGTTGGAGCAGAACCGAGTGATATGGGAGTTCAGAGGTccagagagcctggagcagTGGACGGTGTCCTCAGATCATGAGATAGGAGGCCAAAGTGAAGTTCACCTGAAGCTTGGCAGAAGTAATAATACCTGTTTTCTGTATGGGACTCTGAATTCTGCTCCTCCAAAGGACGGAGAAACACGCTACAGTGGCTACTGCACCATGCGCTCAAAGCAACCACTG GCTTCATTTGATAGAAAAAAGCACCACGATTGGACCAATTTCAACACCCTGCATTTGCGCGTGCGTGGTGACGGCCGTCCATGGATGATCAGCATTGCGACAGAAACGTACTTCTCTCACCAGAAAGATGACATATACTGTTACTTCCTGTACACCAGGGGAGGACCCTACTGGCAAGACGTCAAG ATACCTTTTTCCAAGTTCTTCCTCTCACATCGCGGGAGGATACATGACGATCAGCATCCTGTCTTGCTGGACAAG GTAAACACTGTGGGATTTACCTTGGGAGACAAAGCTGACGGACCGTTCCAGCTGGAGATTGATTTCATTGGGGTCTGCAAAGATTATGCACACACTGAGGAGTTCGCCTATGAGGTGTACAAGAGGAACCCTGAAGTTTGA